The proteins below come from a single Afipia felis ATCC 53690 genomic window:
- a CDS encoding tripartite tricarboxylate transporter TctB family protein, which yields MGVSYRTIDFVVAVLIFLVGVAVMTESYHLGIGWVKDSPGSGYFPFRIGAIISLASVGIAVQSLLNNTSEARAPFVEWCRFKLVLAVFIPTAAYILGIVFLGIYVSSAVFIAGFMRLAGKFNWLMTIAVSSVTVIVLFWLFEFEFLVPLPKGPLEALFGY from the coding sequence ATGGGAGTCTCGTACCGAACAATCGATTTCGTTGTGGCTGTTCTCATATTCCTGGTTGGCGTGGCCGTGATGACCGAGAGTTATCACCTGGGTATCGGGTGGGTTAAGGACAGCCCTGGATCGGGATACTTCCCGTTCAGAATCGGAGCGATCATATCGCTGGCGAGCGTAGGAATCGCAGTTCAATCCCTGCTGAACAATACTTCTGAAGCACGAGCTCCCTTTGTTGAATGGTGTCGATTCAAGCTGGTTCTCGCGGTTTTTATTCCGACTGCGGCTTACATCTTGGGAATCGTTTTTCTCGGAATCTATGTGTCTTCGGCCGTGTTTATTGCGGGGTTTATGCGTCTGGCGGGGAAGTTCAACTGGCTCATGACCATCGCAGTAAGCAGCGTGACAGTGATTGTCCTGTTTTGGCTGTTTGAGTTCGAGTTCTTGGTGCCTCTGCCGAAAGGGCCTTTGGAGGCGCTGTTCGGATACTGA
- a CDS encoding aldolase produces the protein MEVKIRDKEDYHRQTTERMNKHFVVPEWTIRQKLALACRILASEGHDSGLAGQATARGAKPGTYYMLRFGLGFDEITAENLLLVDDDLNVLEGDGMPNPSNRFHLWVYRARPHVKAIMHTHAPHVSALSMIGVPLAVSHMDTTLFHEDCAWLREWPGTPIGDEEGRIISDALGNKRAILLAHHGQLAACETVEEAAILAMFIERAAKLQLLAMSAGTILPVDPALAQEAHDYRLKPKAIAATFAYYSRRILSRDASVI, from the coding sequence ATGGAAGTCAAAATCAGAGACAAAGAGGACTACCACCGGCAGACGACTGAACGCATGAATAAGCATTTCGTGGTTCCCGAGTGGACCATTCGTCAGAAGCTTGCGCTCGCCTGCCGTATCCTGGCATCCGAGGGCCACGACTCGGGCTTGGCCGGCCAGGCAACTGCGCGCGGGGCAAAGCCGGGCACGTACTATATGCTCCGCTTCGGTCTTGGCTTTGACGAGATCACGGCTGAGAACCTCTTGCTGGTCGACGATGACCTGAACGTGCTTGAGGGCGACGGGATGCCGAACCCTTCCAACCGCTTTCACCTCTGGGTTTATCGCGCTCGGCCGCACGTCAAGGCGATCATGCATACACATGCACCGCATGTGTCAGCGCTATCCATGATCGGTGTCCCGCTCGCGGTATCGCACATGGATACAACCTTGTTTCATGAAGACTGCGCCTGGCTGCGAGAATGGCCTGGTACGCCGATCGGCGATGAAGAAGGGCGCATTATTTCCGACGCCCTGGGTAACAAGAGAGCGATTCTTCTTGCTCACCACGGACAACTTGCAGCCTGCGAAACTGTCGAGGAAGCTGCCATTCTCGCGATGTTCATCGAGCGGGCGGCGAAACTTCAACTCCTCGCCATGTCGGCGGGCACTATTTTGCCGGTCGATCCTGCCTTGGCACAGGAGGCACACGATTATCGGCTCAAGCCCAAGGCGATCGCCGCAACATTTGCCTACTACTCGCGCCGCATTCTCTCCCGCGACGCCAGTGTGATCTAG
- a CDS encoding helix-turn-helix domain-containing protein encodes MAKAPAKAARTAKKTPATNAVSLAERMSFLRKQRSITLEALAEKSGLTKSYLSKVERGMSVPSISTAMKIAESLDLSVGQLLGEIQYEGAISVVRHKERLSFMRGGSGSGYNYEMLAPGKQFKTMEPFIMRPPLKFENDRRFNHSGQEIIFVLSGRMEVEYGGSLYELAKGDCAYFDAHVPHRSRSIGKIAEALVIVKAT; translated from the coding sequence ATGGCCAAAGCGCCAGCTAAAGCCGCGCGGACAGCGAAGAAAACCCCTGCGACTAATGCCGTTTCTTTGGCTGAGCGCATGTCCTTCCTGCGTAAGCAGCGCAGCATCACGCTCGAAGCGCTCGCCGAGAAATCCGGTTTGACCAAAAGCTATTTATCCAAGGTTGAACGAGGCATGTCGGTGCCGTCGATATCGACGGCAATGAAAATCGCCGAGAGTCTCGACCTGTCAGTCGGACAGCTACTGGGAGAAATTCAATACGAGGGGGCCATATCCGTGGTTCGGCATAAAGAGCGACTCTCTTTCATGCGCGGCGGAAGCGGCTCCGGTTACAATTATGAGATGCTTGCGCCAGGAAAGCAGTTCAAGACGATGGAGCCGTTCATCATGCGGCCCCCGCTCAAATTTGAGAATGACAGACGCTTCAATCATTCAGGGCAGGAAATTATTTTCGTTCTCTCCGGGCGGATGGAAGTCGAATATGGCGGCTCGCTCTATGAATTGGCGAAAGGCGATTGCGCTTATTTTGATGCCCATGTGCCGCACCGCTCGCGTTCTATCGGGAAAATTGCAGAGGCCCTCGTAATCGTCAAAGCGACTTAA
- a CDS encoding MFS transporter gives MKVIEKGIDIDTQQHARRAVIASTVGSMIEWYDFYIYGLVAATVLGKLFFPQADPYSATLLSLSTFFLGFVIRPIGAAFFGHFGDRIGRKATLVSTLLLMGVSTVLVGLVPTYDKIGIWGAVALTILRLLQGFGVGGEWGGAVAVATEWKSLDKKRGLAGSWPQFGSPLGLLLALLVLSAVSRFGTNEWFETIGWRIPFLFSIILIGVGFYIRIGIHETPAFKDMERKGTVKKAPVSVAIKKYWREILLVCGIRSGQHAAFYLFSTFVLSYGVGTLHISRDFLFNALLLACAVSLISVPTFGYLSDVIGRRSLYIIGAVTLGVFAFPYYAMLNSGNSVIIVLAIVMSIVVHDISYGPQPAFIAEAFPPEVRYSGSSLGYQLSSITAGGPAPLVATYLFHQYGTILAVSIYLATLASIAVISAIFLPDTYRRNFNSAESEPSEKTAEVGVSVAPSPGLVM, from the coding sequence ATGAAAGTGATAGAGAAAGGAATCGATATCGATACGCAACAGCATGCTCGTCGAGCAGTAATTGCGTCAACTGTCGGCTCAATGATTGAGTGGTATGATTTCTATATCTACGGTTTGGTTGCCGCGACTGTTCTTGGAAAGCTTTTCTTTCCTCAAGCTGATCCTTATTCGGCGACCCTTCTGTCGTTATCGACGTTCTTCCTAGGATTTGTCATTCGTCCGATCGGTGCCGCCTTTTTCGGTCATTTTGGCGATCGGATAGGCCGTAAAGCAACACTTGTTTCAACGCTGCTATTGATGGGTGTTAGTACGGTTCTGGTTGGTCTCGTGCCAACCTATGACAAGATCGGAATTTGGGGGGCGGTCGCGCTCACGATTCTGCGCTTGCTTCAGGGTTTCGGCGTCGGAGGAGAATGGGGCGGAGCTGTAGCTGTAGCCACAGAGTGGAAGTCCCTCGACAAAAAACGCGGACTGGCGGGCAGCTGGCCGCAGTTTGGATCGCCGTTGGGGCTTCTCCTGGCGTTGCTGGTGCTCTCGGCCGTTAGCCGCTTTGGTACGAACGAGTGGTTCGAAACCATCGGTTGGCGTATTCCATTTCTGTTCAGCATCATCCTGATCGGAGTTGGTTTCTATATCCGCATCGGGATCCACGAAACACCAGCGTTCAAGGACATGGAGCGTAAGGGGACGGTCAAGAAAGCGCCGGTCTCGGTTGCGATCAAGAAGTACTGGCGTGAGATACTCCTCGTATGCGGAATTCGTTCTGGCCAACACGCAGCATTTTATCTGTTTTCGACCTTTGTGCTGTCGTATGGCGTAGGTACGCTGCATATCTCGAGAGATTTTCTGTTCAATGCACTTCTGCTCGCGTGTGCGGTCTCATTGATCAGCGTTCCGACGTTCGGGTATCTCTCTGATGTCATCGGACGTAGATCGCTCTATATTATCGGTGCAGTGACTCTCGGTGTCTTTGCATTTCCCTACTATGCGATGCTGAATTCCGGCAACTCGGTTATTATTGTGCTCGCAATCGTGATGTCGATTGTCGTCCACGATATCTCCTATGGACCGCAGCCGGCTTTCATCGCGGAGGCGTTCCCACCCGAGGTGAGGTACAGTGGCTCGTCACTCGGGTATCAACTCTCTTCAATCACGGCTGGTGGGCCGGCGCCTCTTGTCGCCACCTATCTGTTTCATCAGTATGGGACTATCCTGGCTGTAAGTATCTATCTTGCTACGCTTGCTTCGATCGCCGTGATCTCTGCGATATTCCTTCCCGATACATATCGAAGGAATTTCAACTCTGCTGAATCTGAGCCAAGTGAAAAGACAGCAGAGGTTGGCGTCTCGGTCGCACCTTCGCCTGGACTGGTTATGTAG
- a CDS encoding Rieske 2Fe-2S domain-containing protein — MSNNDSRALATYACVENCWYMIGTAADFPAEKLTGHVVAKKPIVAWRTKHGQVVAYDDRCAHKRFPLSKGRLMQDGTLECAYHGLRYDMTGKCVMIPSHPTGPISPQAIVRPYPIVEQDGLIWLWPGNPALSGTRKPPRLPEVGSEDWKTEIIGPMEIPANYLLLIENLLDITHFYPLHDGNIGDIENSRIPVDLEEGEEDGNRYAMTIRKVTDYKQPPYLVDWFHYDVVDRHHTHCMMSPGVTRVVMRNAPVGELSARDSKREFPGSLDLNSKERGYVLVHTHTPINENRHLWWALINVPAHHMSKKDPKKQTASQIAEMFPNVVEEDKFALTEQQQMFTYPDDGYQEVFLKPDLAIRRARVIFQDLIREQEGETHSVAAE, encoded by the coding sequence ACTTATGCCTGCGTCGAGAATTGCTGGTACATGATCGGCACCGCCGCCGATTTTCCCGCAGAAAAGCTTACGGGTCACGTTGTAGCTAAAAAGCCCATTGTTGCCTGGCGCACCAAGCACGGCCAGGTCGTTGCTTACGATGATAGGTGCGCGCATAAGCGGTTTCCCCTGTCGAAGGGACGCTTGATGCAGGATGGCACTCTTGAATGTGCTTATCACGGCTTAAGATACGACATGACAGGCAAGTGTGTGATGATTCCATCACACCCGACAGGCCCGATTTCTCCGCAGGCGATCGTCCGTCCATATCCGATAGTAGAGCAGGATGGCTTGATTTGGTTGTGGCCTGGTAATCCGGCACTTTCCGGCACCCGCAAGCCGCCGCGGCTTCCGGAAGTTGGATCTGAGGATTGGAAAACTGAAATCATCGGTCCGATGGAGATTCCAGCAAATTATCTTTTGCTGATCGAAAATCTTCTAGACATCACTCATTTCTATCCACTGCACGATGGGAATATCGGTGATATCGAGAATAGCCGTATTCCGGTTGATCTTGAGGAGGGCGAGGAGGACGGTAATCGCTATGCGATGACCATTCGCAAGGTAACTGACTATAAGCAGCCGCCTTACCTTGTTGACTGGTTCCACTACGACGTCGTCGATAGGCATCATACTCATTGCATGATGAGCCCTGGCGTTACGCGGGTTGTTATGCGTAATGCGCCGGTTGGCGAGCTTTCGGCGCGTGACAGTAAGCGGGAATTTCCTGGATCCTTGGATTTGAACAGCAAGGAGCGTGGCTACGTTCTCGTTCACACGCACACGCCGATCAATGAAAATCGGCATTTGTGGTGGGCGCTTATCAATGTGCCCGCGCATCATATGTCGAAGAAGGATCCAAAGAAGCAGACTGCATCCCAGATCGCGGAAATGTTCCCGAATGTCGTGGAGGAGGACAAGTTCGCCCTAACTGAGCAGCAGCAAATGTTCACATACCCCGACGACGGCTATCAGGAGGTCTTCCTGAAGCCGGACCTCGCCATCCGGCGGGCAAGAGTGATTTTCCAGGATCTAATCCGCGAGCAGGAGGGAGAAACTCACAGCGTAGCCGCGGAGTAA